One region of Triticum aestivum cultivar Chinese Spring chromosome 6B, IWGSC CS RefSeq v2.1, whole genome shotgun sequence genomic DNA includes:
- the LOC123136197 gene encoding probable UDP-N-acetylglucosamine--peptide N-acetylglucosaminyltransferase SPINDLY, translating into MQPGMESLQGKESNGAVPDCNGAAAPPAKQQLPEGADALRYANILRSRNKFADALQLYTTVLDKDGTNVDALIGKGICLQAQSLPRQALDCFTEAVKVDPKNACALTHCGMIYKDEGHLVEAAEAYQKARSADPSYKAAAEFLAIVLTDLGTSLKLAGNTEDGIQKYCEALEVDSHYAPAYYNLGVVYSEMMQFDVALTCYEKAALERPLYAEAYCNMGVIYKNRGELDAAIACYDRCLTISPNFEIAKNNMAIALTDLGTKVKIEGDINQGVAYYKKALFYNWHYADAMYNLGVAYGEMLNFEMAIVFYELALHFNPRCAEACNNLGVIYKDRDNLDKAVECYQMALSIKPNFSQSLNNLGVVYTVQGKMDAAASMIEKAILANPTYAEAYNNLGVLYRDAGSITLSVQAYERCLQIDPDSRNAGQNRLLAMNYIDEGSDDKLYDAHREWGKRFMKLYAQYTSWDNIKIADRPLVIGYVSPDFFTHSVSYFVEAPLTHHDYTNCKVVVYSGVVKADAKTLRFKDKVLKKGGVWRDIYGIDEKKVATLVREDKVDILVELTGHTANNKLGTMACRPAPIQVTWIGYPNTTGLPAIDYRITDSLADSPNTNQKHVEELVRLPESFLCYTPSPEAGPVCPTPAISNGFVTFGSFNNLAKITPKVMQVWARILCAVPNSRLVVKCKPFCCDSIRQKFLSTLEELGLESLRVDLLPLIHLNHDHMQAYSLMDISLDTFPYAGTTTTCESLYMGVPCVTMAGSVHAHNVGVSLLTKVGLGRLVAKTEDEYVSLALELASDVSALEELRKSLRELMIKSPVCDGESFTRGLESAYRSMWHRYCDGDSPALRRLEVLAGEDLDKTAVKLVDLKAQRANATAEEDNQSPIKKVDAMSKGGEPQIMANDVSSPEGNQALVTAKAQPQIMVNGVSSPHSPSGRCEANGHSSR; encoded by the exons atgcAGCCAGGGATGGAGTCCCTCCAAGGGAAGGAGAGCAACGGCGCCGTTCCTGACTGCAATGGGGCTGCTGCCCCCCCTGCGAAGCAGCAGCTGCCGGAAGGGGCTGACGCTCTTCGCTATGCCAACATCCTCCGGTCACGCAACAAATTTGCTGATGCTCTCCAGTTGTACACTACCGTGCTTGACAAGGACGGAACCAATGTGGACGCCCTTATCGGAAAAGGGATCTGCCTCCAGGCCCAGAGCCTGCCAAGGCAGGCCTTGGATTGCTTCACCGAGGCTGTCAAGGTCGATCCCAAGAATGCCTGTGCTCTCACGCATTGTGGGATGATATACAAAGACGAGGGTCACTTGGTTGAGGCCGCAGAG GCATATCAAAAAGCTCGAAGTGCGGATCCTTCGTATAAAGCTGCTGCGGAATTTCTTGCTATAGTTTTGACCGATCTTGGAACTAGCTTGAAGCTTGCAGGCAATACAGAAGATGGGATTCAAAAATATTGTGAAGCTCTTGAAGTGGATAGCCACTATGCG CCTGCTTATTACAACCTTGGGGTGGTTTATTCGGAGATGATGCAGTTCGACGTAGCTCTTACTTGTTATGAAAAAGCTGCATTGGAGAGACCATTGTATGCTGAAGCTTATTGCAATATGGGGGTTATTTACAAGAATCGGGGAGAGCTAGACGCAGCAATTGCCTGCTACGACAG GTGCTTGACTATTTCCCCCAACTTTGAGATTGCTAAGAATAACATGGCAATAGCACTAACCGACTTGGGTACAAAG GTTAAAATTGAAGGTGACATCAATCAAGGTGTGGCATATTACAAGAAAGCTCTGTTCTATAATTGGCACTATGCTGATGCAATGTATAATCTTGGTGTTGCATATGGTGAAATGTTGAATTTTGAGATG GCTATTGTTTTTTACGAACTCGCTCTGCACTTCAATCCTCGCTGTGCGGAGGCATGCAACAACCTGGGAGTAATATACAAGGATAGGGATAATCTCGACAAAGCCGTTGAATGTTATCAA ATGGCCTTGTCAATTAAGCCAAATTTCTCCCAGTCATTGAATAACCTTGGAGTTGTCTATACGGTTCAG ggcaagatggatgctgctGCAAGCATGATTGAGAAGGCCATACTTGCAAATCCCACTTATGCTGAAGCATACAATAACTTAG GTGTTCTTTACAGAGATGCTGGAAGTATTACGTTATCTGTACAGGCATATGAAAGATGCCTTCAAATTGATCCTGATTCACGAAACGCCGGTCAG AACCGTTTGCTTGCCATGAACTATATTGACGAGGGCTCAGATGACAAGCTTTATGATGCTCACAG GGAATGGGGAAAGCGCTTTATGAAATTGTATGCACAGTATACTAGTTGGGATAACATAAAAATCGCTGATCGTCCACTGGTCATTGGTTATGTGTCTCCTGATTTTTTTACTCACTCTGTGTCTTACTTCGTTGAAGCCCCGCTTACACACCATGATTACACAAATTGCAAGGTGGTCGTCTATTCTGGTGTTGTGAAG GCAGATGCCAAGACCCTTCGATTCAAGGATAAGGTGTTAAAAAAGGGCGGGGTCTGGAGAGATATATATGGTATTGATGAAAAGAAGGTTGCTACCTTGGTCAGAGAGGATAAAGTGGATATACTTGTGGAACTTACTGGTCATACAGCAAATAATAAACTAGGAACAATGGCGTGCCGGCCTGCTCCTATTCAG GTTACATGGATTGGTTACCCTAATACGACAGGTTTACCAGCAATTGACTACAGAATAACAGATTCATTGGCTGATTCTCCTAATACAAACCAAAA GCATGTTGAAGAGTTGGTGCGCCTTCCTGAAAGTTTTCTTTGTTACACTCCTTCTCCAGAAGCTGGGCCAGTTTGTCCCACACCAGCAATCTCAAATGGTTTTGTCACGTTTGGTAGTTTTAACAATCTAGCAAAG ATCACACCGAAAGTTATGCAAGTTTGGGCCAGAATATTATGTGCAGTCCCTAACTCACGGCTTGTGGTTAAGTGCAAGCCATTCTGCTGTGACAGTATACGACAGAAATTTTTATCGACACTTGAGGAGTTGGGTTTGGAGTCACTACGAGTTGATTTACTACCACTCATCCATCTCAACCATGACCACATGCAAGCATATTCCTTAATGGACATCAG CCTAGATACGTTTCCATATGCTGGGACTACCACTACATGTGAATCTCTTTACATGGGGGTTCCATGTGTTACAATGGCTGGTTCAGTTCATGCTCATAATGTTGGTGTTAGCCTACTCACTAAAGTTG GGTTGGGGAGGCTGGTTGCCAAAACGGAGGATGAATATGTTAGCTTGGCACTGGAGTTGGCATCAGATGTAAGTGCCTTAGAAGAACTGAGGAAGAGCCTCCGGGAACTGATGATAAAATCACCAGTTTGTGACGGAGAGAGTTTCACACGCGGCCTGGAATCTGCATACCGAAGCATGTGGCATAGGTACTGTGATGGGGATTCACCAGCTCTCAGGCGCTTAGAAGTGTTGGCGGGCGAAGACTTGGACAAGACGGCTGTGAAACTTGTAGATCTTAAAGCACAGAGAGCGAATGCTACTGCAGAGGAAGATAACCAGTCCCCAATAAAGAAGGTTGACGCCATGTCCAAGGGAGGTGAGCCCCAAATAATGGCAAACGATGTGAGTTCACCTGAAGGTAACCAGGCCCTCGTGACGGCGAAGGCGCAGCCCCAAATAATGGTGAATGGTGTGAGTTCACCTCACTCCCCTTCGGGGAGATGCGAAGCAAATGGGCATAGCAGCCGATGA